A window of the Lolium perenne isolate Kyuss_39 chromosome 7, Kyuss_2.0, whole genome shotgun sequence genome harbors these coding sequences:
- the LOC127313491 gene encoding cytochrome P450 734A4 yields the protein MGLEEAGMLAPGWWSTWGSLAVVVTAACLLLHVAARVADALWWRPRRLEAHFAAQGVRGPPYRFLFGSVREMVALMVDATAKPMSPATSHNALPRVLAFYHYWRKIYGPTFLIWFGPTPRLTVAEPELVREIFLTRAEAFDRYEAHPIVRQLEGDGLVSLHGDKWALHRRVLTPAFYPDNLNRLVPHVGRSVAALAERWRAMACASGAGEVEVDVAEWFQAVTEEAITRATFGRSYDSGRVVFRMQGRLMAFASEAFRKVLVPGYRFLPTKKNRMSWGLDRDIRRGLVRLIGRRSDAANEHETKTTSKGRDGGFKDLLGLMINARDKKSQPMPVQDMVEECKTFFFAGKQTTTNLLTWTTVLLAMHPEWQDRAREEVVAVCGPGELPTKEHLHRLKTLGMILNETLRLYPPAVATIRRAKVDVTLGGGELAVPRDTELLIPIMAMHHDARFWGADAAQFNPARFAGGAARAATHPLAFIPFGLGSRMCVGQNLAILEAKLTLAVLLQRFQFRPSPKYVHAPTVLMLLYPQYGAPVIFRPIVPSPPSDPTTTPAS from the exons ATGGGCTTGGAGGAGGCAGGGATGTTGGCGCCGGGGTGGTGGTCTACGTGGGGCTCGCTGGCCGTCGTCGTGACGGCGGCGTGCCTGCTCCTGCAcgtggcggcgcgggtggcggaCGCGCTGTGGTGGCGGCCGCGGCGTCTGGAGGCGCACTTCGCGGCGCAGGGCGTGCGCGGCCCGCCGTACCGGTTCCTCTTCGGCTCCGTCCGCGAGATGGTCGCGCTCATGGTGGACGCCACCGCCAAGCCCATGTCGCCGGCCACCTCCCACAACGCGCTCCCCCGGGTGCTCGCCTTCTACCACTACTGGAGAAAGATCTACG GTCCCACGTTCCTGATATGGTTCGGGCCGACGCCGCGGCTGACGGTGGCGGAGCCGGAGCTGGTCCGCGAGATCTTCCTGACGCGCGCGGAGGCGTTCGACCGGTACGAGGCGCACCCCATCGTCCGGCAGCTGGAGGGCGACGGCCTCGTCAGCCTCCACGGCGACAAGTGGGCGCTCCACCGCCGCGTCCTCACCCCCGCTTTCTACCCCGACAACCTCAAC CGGCTGGTCCCGCACGTCGGCAGGTCGGTGGCGGCTCTGGCGGAGAGGTGGCGCGCGATGGCGTGCGCGAGCGGCGCCGGCGAGGTGGAGGTGGACGTGGCGGAGTGGTTCCAGGCGGTGACCGAGGAGGCCATCACGCGCGCCACGTTCGGGCGCAGCTACGACTCCGGCCGCGTGGTGTTCCGCATGCAGGGCCGCCTCATGGCCTTCGCCTCCGAGGCCTTCCGCAAGGTGCTCGTCCCAGGATACCG GTTCTTGCCGACGAAGAAGAACCGGATGTCGTGGGGGCTGGACAGGGACATCAGGCGCGGCCTGGTCCGGCTCATCGGCCGGCGCAGCGACGCCGCCAACGAACACGAAACGAAGACGACGAGCAAGGGCCGCGACGGCGGCTTCAAGGACCTGCTGGGGCTGATGATCAATGCCCGGGACAAGAAGTCGCAGCCGATGCCGGTGCAGGACATGGTGGAGGAGTGCAAGACCTTCTTCTTCGCCGGCAAGCAGACGACCACCAACCTTCTGACCTGGACCACCGTGCTCCTGGCCATGCACCCCGAGTGGCAGGACCGCGCCCGGGAGGAGGTCGTCGCCGTCTGCGGCCCCGGCGAGCTCCCCACCAAGGAGCACCTCCACAGGCTGAAAACG CTGGGGATGATCCTGAACGAGACGCTGAGGCTGTACCCACCGGCGGTGGCCACCATCCGCAGGGCCAAGGTGGACGTCAccctgggcggcggcgagctggcgGTCCCGCGCGACACGGAGCTGCTGATCCCGATCATGGCGATGCACCACGACGCGAGGTTCTGGGGCGCCGACGCCGCGCAGTTCAACCCGGCCCGGTTCGCCGGCGGCGCCGCGCGGGCGGCGACGCACCCGCTGGCGTTCATCCCGTTCGGGCTCGGGTCCCGGATGTGCGTCGGCCAGAACCTCGCCATCCTCGAGGCCAAGCTCACGCTCGCCGTCCTGCTCCAGCGGTTCCAGTTCAGGCCGTCGCCCAAGTACGTGCACGCGCCGACGGTGCTCATGCTGCTCTACCCGCAGTACGGCGCGCCCGTGATCTTCCGCCCCATCGTTCCATCGCCGCCGTCGGATCCGACGACGACTCCGGCTAGCTAG